One Corynebacterium appendicis CIP 107643 DNA window includes the following coding sequences:
- the argH gene encoding argininosuccinate lyase — MEQHGTNEGALWGGRFSGGPSEAMFALSVSTHFDWILAPYDVLASKAHAKVLNRAGLLTDSDLEVMLAGLDQLGRDVADGSFGPLPADEDVHGAMERGLIDRVGPELGGRLRAGRSRNDQVAAMFRMWVRDAFRDVAQDVCDLVDVLSTQAAAHPDAIMPGKTHFQAAQPILLAHSLLAHAQPLLRDLERIRDLDKRVAVSPYGSGALAGSSLQLDPEAIAEELGFDSAADNSLDGTSSRDFVSEGAYVLAQIAVDISRLAEEIIAWSTPEFGYVTLDDAWSTGSSIMPQKKNPDVPELARGKSGRLIGNLTGLLTTFKALPLAYNRDLQEDKEPIVDSVNQLRILLPAMTGLVSTLTFHEDRMRELAPAGFTLATDLAEWMVRQGVPFREAHEASGACVRVAEARGVDLVDLTDEELAGVDKRLTPDVREVLTIDGAVASRATRGGTAAVRVAEQRARVDEANAAARAWAEKPVRAA; from the coding sequence ATGGAGCAGCACGGCACTAACGAAGGCGCCCTGTGGGGCGGACGGTTCTCCGGCGGCCCGTCGGAAGCCATGTTCGCCCTGTCGGTGTCCACGCACTTCGACTGGATCCTGGCACCGTACGACGTGCTGGCCTCCAAGGCCCACGCGAAGGTGCTCAACCGGGCGGGTCTTCTGACCGACTCCGATCTCGAGGTGATGCTCGCCGGGCTGGACCAGCTCGGACGCGACGTCGCCGACGGCTCCTTCGGTCCGCTGCCGGCCGATGAGGACGTCCACGGCGCGATGGAGCGTGGCCTTATCGACCGCGTCGGTCCGGAGCTCGGCGGCCGCTTGCGTGCCGGCCGTTCCCGTAACGACCAGGTCGCGGCGATGTTCCGCATGTGGGTGCGAGATGCGTTCCGCGATGTCGCCCAGGACGTGTGCGACCTCGTGGACGTGCTCAGCACGCAGGCCGCAGCACACCCGGATGCCATCATGCCGGGCAAGACCCACTTCCAGGCGGCGCAGCCGATCCTGCTCGCGCACTCGTTGCTCGCGCACGCCCAGCCGCTGCTGCGCGACCTGGAGCGCATCCGCGACCTGGACAAGCGCGTCGCTGTCTCGCCGTACGGCTCGGGCGCTCTGGCGGGATCCTCGCTGCAGCTCGACCCGGAGGCGATCGCGGAAGAACTCGGCTTCGACTCCGCCGCCGACAACTCGCTCGACGGCACGTCCTCGCGCGATTTCGTGTCCGAGGGCGCGTACGTGCTGGCGCAGATCGCCGTTGACATCTCGCGTTTGGCCGAGGAGATCATCGCGTGGTCCACGCCGGAATTCGGCTATGTCACGCTGGACGATGCCTGGTCCACCGGCTCGTCGATCATGCCGCAAAAGAAGAACCCGGATGTTCCGGAGCTCGCCCGCGGCAAGTCGGGCCGCCTCATCGGCAACCTGACAGGGCTTCTGACCACGTTCAAGGCTCTGCCGCTGGCGTACAACCGCGACCTGCAGGAGGACAAGGAGCCGATCGTCGACTCGGTCAACCAGCTTCGCATCCTCCTTCCGGCGATGACCGGCCTTGTGTCCACGCTGACCTTCCACGAGGACCGCATGCGCGAACTCGCGCCTGCCGGCTTCACGCTAGCCACCGATCTGGCCGAGTGGATGGTCCGCCAGGGCGTTCCGTTCCGCGAAGCCCACGAGGCATCCGGCGCATGCGTCCGCGTCGCGGAGGCCCGCGGGGTAGACTTGGTGGATCTGACGGATGAGGAGCTCGCTGGCGTCGATAAGCGCCTCACCCCTGATGTGCGCGAGGTGCTCACGATCGACGGTGCCGTGGCCTCCCGTGCGACGCGCGGCGGCACCGCTGCTGTCCGCGTCGCCGAGCAGCGCGCGCGTGTCGACGAAGCGAATGCCGCGGCGCGCGCATGGGCGGAGAAACCTGTACGCGCCGCTTAA
- a CDS encoding arginine repressor — protein sequence MTTPNSRTVRQAKILAILDHTRVSSQVQLSELLLDEGIDITQATLSRDLDELGARKVRPSGGGRSYYAVGEEAQSFQASPKGPRDKLRRMLAELVVSIDHTGNIAVLRTPAGAAQYLASYIDRVALEKVVGTIAGDDTVFVLAREPLTGADLAAEFMGDVQSEPSDD from the coding sequence ATGACGACCCCGAATTCACGCACTGTGCGTCAGGCGAAGATCCTGGCCATCCTTGACCACACCCGCGTGTCGTCGCAGGTGCAATTGTCCGAGCTGCTGCTCGACGAGGGCATCGACATCACCCAGGCGACCTTGTCGCGCGACCTCGACGAACTCGGCGCGCGCAAGGTGCGCCCGTCAGGCGGCGGGCGCTCGTACTACGCCGTGGGCGAGGAGGCCCAGTCCTTTCAAGCCTCCCCGAAGGGCCCGCGCGACAAACTGCGCCGCATGCTGGCGGAGCTCGTCGTGTCCATCGATCACACGGGCAATATCGCTGTCCTGCGCACCCCTGCGGGCGCGGCGCAATACCTGGCAAGCTACATTGACCGGGTGGCGCTCGAAAAGGTGGTGGGCACCATCGCGGGCGACGACACAGTCTTCGTCCTCGCGCGCGAACCGCTCACAGGCGCAGACCTGGCCGCCGAGTTCATGGGCGACGTGCAAAGCGAGCCCAGCGACGACTAG
- the tyrS gene encoding tyrosine--tRNA ligase yields the protein MADSATIIDELEWRGLINQSTDLDALKEATATPITLYAGFDPTGPSLHAGHLVPLLMLRRFQEAGHRPIVLAGGATGMIGDPRDVGERTMNSADTVSDWAGRISGQLRRFVDFEGDNAATLVNNADWTNDMTVVDFLRDVGKHFSLATMLSRDTVKRRLDNDGISYTEFSYMLLQANDYVQLRRRMGCTLQVGGSDQWGNLVAGVDLNRRMDGETVHALTVPLVTDSEGKKFGKSTGGGSLWLDPEMTSPYRWYQYFVNTADADVIRYLRWFTFLTKEELDELAVEVEERPFKREAQKRLAREMTDLVHGPEATKAVELASQALFGRAELAELDEPTLAAAVSETEVFTVEPGAPRTIVDLMVGTGLVDSKGAARRAIKEGGAYANNARIESEDWEPGEDDLLHGQWIVLRRGKKNFAGVKIAN from the coding sequence ATGGCTGACAGCGCAACGATCATCGACGAGCTTGAGTGGCGCGGACTGATCAACCAGTCCACCGACTTGGATGCCCTGAAAGAGGCGACGGCTACGCCGATCACGCTATATGCCGGTTTCGACCCCACCGGCCCGTCGCTGCACGCCGGCCACCTCGTTCCGCTGCTGATGCTGCGCCGCTTCCAGGAGGCAGGCCACCGTCCGATTGTGCTCGCCGGTGGCGCTACCGGCATGATCGGCGACCCGCGCGACGTTGGGGAGCGCACCATGAACTCCGCCGACACGGTGAGCGATTGGGCTGGCCGCATTTCCGGACAGCTGAGGCGCTTCGTCGACTTCGAGGGCGATAACGCCGCCACCCTGGTCAACAACGCTGACTGGACTAACGATATGACCGTCGTCGATTTCCTGCGCGATGTGGGCAAGCACTTCTCTCTGGCGACGATGCTCTCCCGCGACACCGTGAAGCGCCGCTTGGACAACGACGGAATTTCCTACACGGAGTTCTCATACATGCTGCTGCAGGCCAACGACTACGTGCAGCTGCGCCGCAGGATGGGCTGCACGCTGCAGGTCGGCGGTTCGGACCAGTGGGGCAACCTGGTCGCCGGTGTGGACCTGAACCGCCGCATGGACGGTGAGACCGTCCACGCGCTCACCGTGCCGCTGGTGACGGACTCTGAAGGCAAGAAGTTCGGCAAGTCCACCGGCGGCGGCTCGCTGTGGCTCGATCCGGAGATGACCAGCCCGTACCGCTGGTACCAGTACTTCGTCAACACCGCCGACGCCGACGTGATCCGCTACCTGCGCTGGTTCACTTTCCTGACCAAGGAGGAGCTGGACGAGCTGGCTGTCGAGGTGGAGGAGCGCCCGTTCAAGCGCGAAGCCCAGAAGCGCCTCGCCCGCGAAATGACTGACCTCGTCCACGGCCCCGAGGCCACCAAGGCAGTCGAGCTCGCCTCCCAGGCGCTGTTCGGCCGCGCGGAGCTAGCCGAGCTCGACGAGCCGACTCTCGCCGCCGCTGTCTCCGAGACCGAGGTCTTCACCGTCGAACCGGGCGCCCCGCGCACGATCGTCGACCTCATGGTCGGCACGGGCCTCGTCGATTCGAAGGGTGCGGCACGTCGCGCCATCAAGGAAGGCGGCGCTTACGCCAACAACGCCCGCATCGAGTCGGAGGACTGGGAGCCGGGCGAAGACGACCTGCTGCACGGCCAGTGGATCGTGCTGCGCCGCGGCAAGAAGAATTTCGCCGGCGTGAAGATCGCCAACTAA
- a CDS encoding HAD-IIA family hydrolase: MKITQLYDALLLDLDGTVWTGDTAIPNAVKAVTQAKKAGVAAAYITNNASRPPAEVAAKLTGMGLASEPADVLTSAQAAVQLATKHASEGDPILVVGAPSFADLVREAGFVPVTSADEHPAVVLHGHSPDNGWRQLSEAALAVAQGATYIASNLDTTLPMDRGLMVGNGSMVAAVTSATGVVPQAAGKPEPAMFDLAKENLGSARPLAVGDRLDTDIAGGVAAQMDALHVLTGVSGPLALIAAPSTQRPTLIAEDLSVLIDDVDVDDLRPAPQGGFTARRDGDEIVLDGGDTGATPLQALRTALFVAWADEKDNASVVVTPASDAARAATQAWW, encoded by the coding sequence GTGAAGATCACGCAGCTTTACGACGCACTGTTGCTCGACCTCGACGGCACCGTCTGGACGGGCGACACCGCCATTCCGAATGCGGTGAAAGCCGTCACCCAGGCGAAAAAAGCAGGTGTGGCCGCCGCTTACATCACGAATAATGCCTCGCGCCCTCCCGCTGAAGTAGCCGCAAAACTGACTGGCATGGGATTGGCGAGCGAACCGGCAGATGTGTTGACGTCGGCTCAGGCCGCGGTGCAGCTGGCTACCAAGCACGCAAGCGAGGGCGATCCGATCCTCGTCGTCGGTGCCCCATCCTTTGCCGACCTTGTGCGCGAGGCAGGCTTCGTTCCGGTCACGTCCGCCGACGAGCACCCCGCAGTCGTGCTCCACGGCCATTCGCCGGACAACGGCTGGCGTCAGCTCTCCGAAGCAGCGCTCGCGGTCGCGCAGGGCGCGACGTACATCGCCAGCAATCTGGACACGACCCTGCCGATGGACCGCGGCTTGATGGTCGGCAACGGTTCCATGGTCGCGGCGGTGACCAGCGCGACCGGCGTGGTCCCACAGGCGGCCGGCAAACCGGAACCCGCCATGTTCGACCTCGCGAAAGAGAACCTCGGCTCCGCACGTCCGCTCGCAGTCGGCGACCGCCTGGACACGGACATCGCCGGCGGTGTCGCGGCGCAGATGGATGCCCTCCACGTACTCACGGGTGTCTCCGGCCCACTGGCGCTCATCGCGGCGCCGTCGACGCAGCGCCCGACGCTGATCGCGGAGGATTTGAGCGTGCTCATCGACGACGTGGACGTGGATGACCTCCGCCCTGCACCGCAGGGAGGATTCACCGCTCGTCGCGACGGCGACGAGATCGTGCTCGACGGAGGAGATACAGGGGCGACACCGCTGCAGGCACTGCGCACAGCGCTCTTCGTCGCGTGGGCAGATGAAAAGGATAACGCGTCAGTCGTCGTCACGCCTGCGTCCGATGCGGCGCGTGCCGCGACCCAGGCATGGTGGTGA
- a CDS encoding argininosuccinate synthase — protein sequence MTNRVVLAYSGGLDTSVAIPYLAEMTGGEVVAVSLDLGQGGEDLESVRQRALDCGAVESIVVDARDEFAEEYCLPTIKANGMYMKQYPLVSAISRPLIVKHLVEAAKEHGGTHVAHGCTGKGNDQVRFEVGFVNQDPDLEIIAPARDYAWTRDKAIEYAEGKDLPIEQSAASPFSIDQNVWGRAVETGFLEDLWNPPTKDLYAYTEDPALGNAPDEVIISFEGGKPVAIDGRKVTVLEAIEEMNRRAGAQGIGRLDMVEDRLVGIKSREVYEAPGAVTLITAHEALEDVTVERELARYKRLIDARWSEEVYDGLWFAPLKRSLDAFIDSTQEHVTGDIRMVLHAGSITVNGRRSNHSLYDFNLATYDTGDTFDQTQAKGFVKLHGLSSQIANKRDREAGK from the coding sequence ATGACAAACCGCGTTGTTCTCGCGTATTCCGGCGGACTGGACACCTCCGTGGCCATCCCGTACCTGGCTGAAATGACCGGTGGCGAAGTCGTCGCCGTGTCCCTCGACCTGGGCCAGGGCGGCGAGGACTTGGAGTCTGTGCGCCAGCGCGCGCTGGACTGCGGCGCTGTCGAGTCCATCGTCGTCGACGCGCGCGACGAGTTCGCCGAGGAGTACTGCCTGCCCACCATCAAGGCGAACGGCATGTACATGAAGCAGTACCCGCTCGTCTCCGCGATCTCCCGCCCGCTGATCGTGAAGCACCTCGTCGAGGCGGCCAAGGAGCACGGAGGCACCCACGTCGCGCACGGCTGCACCGGCAAGGGCAACGACCAGGTCCGCTTCGAGGTCGGCTTCGTCAACCAGGACCCGGACCTGGAGATCATCGCTCCTGCCCGCGACTACGCCTGGACCCGCGACAAGGCCATCGAGTACGCCGAGGGCAAGGACCTGCCGATCGAGCAGTCCGCCGCATCCCCGTTCTCCATCGACCAGAACGTGTGGGGCCGCGCGGTTGAGACTGGCTTCCTCGAGGACCTGTGGAACCCGCCGACAAAGGACCTCTACGCCTACACCGAGGACCCGGCGCTGGGCAACGCCCCGGACGAGGTCATCATCTCCTTCGAGGGCGGCAAGCCGGTCGCCATCGACGGCCGCAAGGTCACCGTCCTCGAGGCAATCGAGGAGATGAACCGCCGCGCCGGCGCCCAGGGCATCGGCCGCCTCGACATGGTCGAGGACCGCCTGGTGGGCATCAAGTCGCGCGAGGTCTACGAGGCACCGGGTGCCGTTACACTCATCACCGCGCACGAGGCGCTCGAGGACGTCACGGTCGAGCGCGAGCTCGCACGCTACAAGCGGCTGATCGACGCCCGCTGGTCCGAGGAGGTCTACGACGGCCTCTGGTTCGCCCCGCTGAAGCGCTCCCTGGACGCCTTCATCGACTCCACCCAGGAGCACGTCACCGGCGATATCCGCATGGTGCTGCACGCCGGCTCCATCACCGTCAACGGCCGCCGCTCCAACCACTCGCTGTACGACTTCAACCTGGCCACCTACGACACCGGCGACACCTTCGACCAGACCCAGGCCAAGGGCTTCGTCAAGCTCCACGGCCTGTCCTCGCAGATCGCCAACAAGCGCGACCGTGAGGCCGGTAAGTAA
- a CDS encoding Trm112 family protein — protein MTADTPTLDPQLLDILACPQDKGPLEYLHDEQLLVNRRLGVAYRIDDGIPVLLIDEAQPYTGGA, from the coding sequence ATGACGGCCGACACACCGACGCTTGACCCGCAGCTTCTCGATATTCTTGCGTGCCCGCAGGACAAAGGGCCTTTGGAGTACCTGCATGACGAGCAATTGCTGGTCAATCGCCGGCTCGGTGTCGCGTATCGCATCGACGACGGCATCCCGGTTTTGCTTATCGATGAAGCGCAGCCGTACACCGGCGGCGCCTAA
- a CDS encoding acetylornithine transaminase produces the protein MSNQDALNQWSDVFMNTYGTPQLHLVKGGGATVTDADGKQYVDMLAGIAVNSLGHAHPALVSAVATQAGTLGHISNFFGSDSALHAATTLRERLGDKDAKVFFCNSGGEANEAAFKLTHLTGRTTVLAAENGFHGRTMGALSLTGQPGKREPFAPLVPGVEYYRYGDIDHVRELVEKHAGDVAAIFLEPIQGEVGVVPAPDGFLQDIRALCDEHGILMVVDEVQTGVGRTGDFFAFTQSGVQPDIVTMAKGLAGGMPIGAVIANAKTAALFTPGAHGTTFGGNPIACAAANAVLGIVDDAFCAAVKEKGEGLARAVDKLPGVDHVRGRGLMLGVVLSAPVAKDAVRVGLKHGVILNAPTDTVIRLTPPLTISDEELQRAVDAIEATLAECTEEAR, from the coding sequence ATGAGCAATCAGGACGCGCTGAACCAGTGGTCGGATGTGTTCATGAACACCTACGGCACGCCGCAGCTCCACCTCGTCAAAGGAGGGGGAGCGACGGTCACCGACGCCGACGGCAAACAGTACGTGGACATGCTCGCCGGCATCGCGGTGAACTCACTGGGGCACGCACACCCGGCACTCGTGAGCGCTGTGGCGACACAGGCCGGCACGCTGGGCCACATCTCCAATTTCTTCGGCTCCGACTCGGCGCTGCACGCGGCGACGACCCTGCGGGAGCGCTTAGGCGACAAGGACGCCAAGGTCTTCTTCTGCAACTCCGGGGGCGAGGCCAATGAGGCCGCGTTCAAGCTGACCCACTTGACGGGTCGAACGACCGTGCTGGCTGCCGAGAACGGCTTCCACGGACGCACGATGGGTGCGCTGTCGCTCACAGGCCAGCCGGGCAAGCGCGAGCCTTTCGCGCCGCTGGTGCCGGGAGTGGAGTACTACCGTTATGGTGACATCGACCATGTTCGCGAACTCGTGGAGAAGCACGCGGGCGATGTTGCGGCGATCTTCCTGGAGCCGATTCAAGGTGAAGTCGGGGTCGTCCCGGCACCGGACGGGTTCCTGCAGGACATTCGCGCGTTGTGCGATGAGCACGGAATCCTCATGGTGGTCGACGAAGTGCAGACCGGTGTCGGCCGCACCGGCGACTTCTTCGCGTTCACTCAGTCGGGTGTGCAGCCGGACATCGTCACCATGGCGAAGGGGTTGGCCGGCGGCATGCCGATCGGAGCCGTGATAGCCAACGCGAAAACCGCCGCATTGTTCACCCCGGGTGCGCACGGCACTACCTTCGGCGGAAACCCGATCGCCTGCGCCGCCGCCAATGCTGTGCTCGGCATTGTCGACGACGCGTTCTGCGCGGCGGTGAAAGAGAAGGGCGAGGGGCTGGCGCGCGCCGTCGATAAGCTGCCCGGCGTCGACCATGTGCGCGGCCGCGGGCTCATGCTCGGCGTTGTTCTCTCCGCACCGGTGGCGAAGGATGCGGTGCGTGTCGGGCTGAAGCACGGGGTGATCCTGAATGCGCCGACGGACACCGTGATCCGACTGACTCCACCGCTGACGATCAGCGACGAGGAGCTTCAGCGCGCTGTGGACGCGATCGAGGCGACGCTCGCCGAGTGCACCGAGGAGGCGCGATGA